In one window of Vulpes vulpes isolate BD-2025 chromosome 1, VulVul3, whole genome shotgun sequence DNA:
- the RFK gene encoding riboflavin kinase, with protein sequence MRHLPYFCRGQVVRGFGRGSKQLGIPTANFPEQVVDNLPADVSTGIYYGWASVGSGDVHKMVVSIGWNPYYKNTKKSMETHIIHTFKEDFYGEILNVAIVGYLRPEKNFDSLESLISAIQGDIEEAKKRLDLPEHLKFKEDNFFQVPKNKILNGH encoded by the exons ATGAGGCACCTGCCGTACTTCTGCCGCGGCCAGGTGGTGCGGGGCTTCGGCCGCGGCTCCAAGCAGCTGGGCATCCCCACAG ctAATTTTCCAGAACAAGTAGTTGATAATCTTCCAGCTGATGTATCCACTGGCATTTATTATGGTTGGGCCAGTGTTGGAAGTGGAGATGTTCATAAGATGGTGGTGAGCATAGGATGGAACCCATACTACAAGAATACAAAAAAGTCTATG GAAACCCATATCATACATACGTTCAAAGAAGACTTTTATGGGGAAATCCTCAATGTAGCCATTGTTGGCTACCTCAGACCAGAAAAGAACTTTGATTCTTTAG AGTCCCTTATTTCAGCAATTCAAGGTGATATTGAGGAAGCTAAGAAACGACTAGATTTGCCAGAACATTTGAAATTCAAAGAAGACAATTTCTTCCAGGTtcccaaaaacaaaatattgaacgGCCACTGA